A single genomic interval of Cucumis sativus cultivar 9930 chromosome 5, Cucumber_9930_V3, whole genome shotgun sequence harbors:
- the LOC105435535 gene encoding uncharacterized protein LOC105435535, with the protein MDYSAAALDSDSEVSHLPIHSQVEKIKKEIEKIKHPSLQQSDMNTHLLLRGISISKPRSRSPLGLPSDTSISVGN; encoded by the coding sequence ATGGACTACTCCGCGGCGGCCCTCGATTCCGATTCCGAGGTTTCTCACCTTCCCATTCACAGCCAGGTTGAGAAGATCAAGAAGGAGATTGAGAAGATCAAGCATCCCTCTCTTCAGCAATCCGACATGAACACTCACCTTCTTCTTCGAGGGATCTCCATTTCCAAGCCACGCTCTCGCTCCCCCTTAGGCCTTCCCTCCGACACCTCTATTTCTGTCGGCAactaa
- the LOC101210959 gene encoding actin-histidine N-methyltransferase isoform X1 yields the protein MTASKTAMASLSFTHFRPFSSASMPSLSPSFSSRLVPHPPDLIKWVRREGGFVHHALNIAPAPGAHTGLGLLASHHIPKGSELIILPHNLPLRFESPEAGDSDEADSVLVNLARQVPEELWSMKLGLKLLKERAKVGSFWWAYIGNLPEVFTVPIFFPGDDIKNLQYAPLLYQVNKRCRFLLDFEKEVKRTLDSIKPENHPFGGQTVDASSLGWAMAAVSSRAFRLYSKNLTDSTPTSVPMMLPLIDMCNHSFNSNARIIQEQDASMKLKVKVVAETEIEENAPLTLNYGCLDNDLFLLDYGFVVPSNQYDYIELKYDEALLEAASIVAGISSENFSSPAPWQRLILTKLNLHGEAALLKVSIGGSEIVDGRLLAALRVLLSVDEEMVQKHDLSVLKSLSAEAPLGIANEVAALRTVIALCVIALGHFPTKIMDDETLLKKCESETSKLAIQFRLQKKSVIIDVMSNLTRRVKLLSSKAVSQG from the exons ATGACTGCTTCCAAGACTGCAATGGCTTCTCTATCGTTTACCCATTTCCGCCCATTCTCCTCCGCCTCCATGccctctctttctccttctttctccTCCAGGTTGGTTCCTCATCCGCCGGACCTCATCAAGTGGGTCCGTAGAGAAGGTGGATTTGTCCACCACGCTCTCAACATAGCTCCCGCTCCCGGTGCCCATACTGGCCTTGGACTCCTCGCTTCTCACCACATTCCCAAAGGTTCTGAACTTATTATCCTTCCTCACAATCTTCCCTTGCGCTTTGAGTCCCCGGAAGCCGGCGATTCTGATGAGGCCGACTCCGTTCTTGTCAATTTGGCTCGCCAAGTTCCtg AGGAACTGTGGTCCATGAAATTGGGTTTGAAGCTTTTGAAAGAAAGGGCAAAAGTTGGATCCTTCTGGTGGGCGTATATTGGCAATCTCCCTGAAGTTTTCACCGTTCCCATATTTTTTCCTGGAGATGACATAAAGAACTTGCAGTATGCTCCTCTTCTTTACCAG GTAAACAAAAGGTGTCGCTTCCTCCTTGATTTTGAGAAAGAAGTCAAACGTACTCTTGACAGTATAAAGCCTGAAAATCACCCTTTTGGTGGCCAAACTGTAGATGCATCATCCCTTGGATGGGCAATGGCAGCGGTCTCATCAAGGGCATTTCGTTTATACAGTAAAAATCTCACAGATAGTACTCCAACCAGTGTTCCCATGATGCTCCCTCTCATTGATATGTGCAATCATAGCTTTAATTCAAATGCACGTATTATCCAAGAACAAGATGCCTCCATGAAGTTGAAGGTGAAG GTTGTAGCAGAGACCGAAATTGAAGAAAACGCTCCTTTAACACTAAATTATGGCTGTCTGGACAATGATCTTTTCCTGCTTGATTATGGATTTGTGGTACCATCAAATCAATATGATTACATTGAGCTAAAATATGATGAAGCTCTCTTAGAAGCTGCTAGCATTGTTGCAGGGATTTCTTCAgaaaatttttcttctcctgctCCATGGCAAAGACTTATTTTAACCAAGTTAAATCTACATGGGGAAGCTGCTCTTCTCAAG GTGAGCATCGGTGGTTCAGAAATAGTTGACGGTCGCTTATTGGCTGCATTAAGAGTCTTGCTTTCAGTTGATGAGGAAATGGTACAGAAGCATGACTTGAGCGTGCTCAAATCCTTATCAGCTGAAGCACCTCTTGGTATTGCAAATGAAGTAGCTGCATTACGTACAGTAATTGCTTTATGTGTAATTGCGTTGGGACACTTCCCGACCAAGATAATGGACGACGAAACCCTTTTGAAAAAGTGTGAAAGCGAAACATCTAAATTGGCAATCCAGTTCAGACTTCAAAAGAAATCAGTTATCATAGATGTGATGAGCAACCTCACAAGAAGGGTGAAGTTACTTTCATCCAAAGCGGTCTCTCAGGGTTAA
- the LOC101210959 gene encoding actin-histidine N-methyltransferase isoform X2, with product MTASKTAMASLSFTHFRPFSSASMPSLSPSFSSRLVPHPPDLIKWVRREGGFVHHALNIAPAPGAHTGLGLLASHHIPKGSELIILPHNLPLRFESPEAGDSDEADSVLVNLARQVPEELWSMKLGLKLLKERAKVGSFWWAYIGNLPEVFTVPIFFPGDDIKNLQYAPLLYQVNKRCRFLLDFEKEVKRTLDSIKPENHPFGGQTVDASSLGWAMAAVSSRAFRLYSKNLTDSTPTSVPMMLPLIDMCNHSFNSNARIIQEQDASMKLKVVAETEIEENAPLTLNYGCLDNDLFLLDYGFVVPSNQYDYIELKYDEALLEAASIVAGISSENFSSPAPWQRLILTKLNLHGEAALLKVSIGGSEIVDGRLLAALRVLLSVDEEMVQKHDLSVLKSLSAEAPLGIANEVAALRTVIALCVIALGHFPTKIMDDETLLKKCESETSKLAIQFRLQKKSVIIDVMSNLTRRVKLLSSKAVSQG from the exons ATGACTGCTTCCAAGACTGCAATGGCTTCTCTATCGTTTACCCATTTCCGCCCATTCTCCTCCGCCTCCATGccctctctttctccttctttctccTCCAGGTTGGTTCCTCATCCGCCGGACCTCATCAAGTGGGTCCGTAGAGAAGGTGGATTTGTCCACCACGCTCTCAACATAGCTCCCGCTCCCGGTGCCCATACTGGCCTTGGACTCCTCGCTTCTCACCACATTCCCAAAGGTTCTGAACTTATTATCCTTCCTCACAATCTTCCCTTGCGCTTTGAGTCCCCGGAAGCCGGCGATTCTGATGAGGCCGACTCCGTTCTTGTCAATTTGGCTCGCCAAGTTCCtg AGGAACTGTGGTCCATGAAATTGGGTTTGAAGCTTTTGAAAGAAAGGGCAAAAGTTGGATCCTTCTGGTGGGCGTATATTGGCAATCTCCCTGAAGTTTTCACCGTTCCCATATTTTTTCCTGGAGATGACATAAAGAACTTGCAGTATGCTCCTCTTCTTTACCAG GTAAACAAAAGGTGTCGCTTCCTCCTTGATTTTGAGAAAGAAGTCAAACGTACTCTTGACAGTATAAAGCCTGAAAATCACCCTTTTGGTGGCCAAACTGTAGATGCATCATCCCTTGGATGGGCAATGGCAGCGGTCTCATCAAGGGCATTTCGTTTATACAGTAAAAATCTCACAGATAGTACTCCAACCAGTGTTCCCATGATGCTCCCTCTCATTGATATGTGCAATCATAGCTTTAATTCAAATGCACGTATTATCCAAGAACAAGATGCCTCCATGAAGTTGAAG GTTGTAGCAGAGACCGAAATTGAAGAAAACGCTCCTTTAACACTAAATTATGGCTGTCTGGACAATGATCTTTTCCTGCTTGATTATGGATTTGTGGTACCATCAAATCAATATGATTACATTGAGCTAAAATATGATGAAGCTCTCTTAGAAGCTGCTAGCATTGTTGCAGGGATTTCTTCAgaaaatttttcttctcctgctCCATGGCAAAGACTTATTTTAACCAAGTTAAATCTACATGGGGAAGCTGCTCTTCTCAAG GTGAGCATCGGTGGTTCAGAAATAGTTGACGGTCGCTTATTGGCTGCATTAAGAGTCTTGCTTTCAGTTGATGAGGAAATGGTACAGAAGCATGACTTGAGCGTGCTCAAATCCTTATCAGCTGAAGCACCTCTTGGTATTGCAAATGAAGTAGCTGCATTACGTACAGTAATTGCTTTATGTGTAATTGCGTTGGGACACTTCCCGACCAAGATAATGGACGACGAAACCCTTTTGAAAAAGTGTGAAAGCGAAACATCTAAATTGGCAATCCAGTTCAGACTTCAAAAGAAATCAGTTATCATAGATGTGATGAGCAACCTCACAAGAAGGGTGAAGTTACTTTCATCCAAAGCGGTCTCTCAGGGTTAA